A single region of the candidate division WOR-3 bacterium genome encodes:
- a CDS encoding uracil-DNA glycosylase family protein: MFGGQILQDLEKLTDLSERGTDVRHSLSICQSCLLQTSPYALCFYRQRLNKISQNTSEPGNTGNNQVTVMFVSRDPNIDLQEIKFSGSPTKAVTRWVPPRRHGLGFFFDDFLVNNNAWSRFIGYLQNTKSAPIPRFYWTHMVKCHAYNDKSKVDSAIDFCIKYLCEEIKQIKPILIITAGLDVAANVYKCMNVQMPPKITFNKCSSLNETAIKNGKGIVVIPHPSQAPYQMWKQGRFQTGITFNSLENLINSLV; this comes from the coding sequence ATGTTCGGTGGACAAATATTGCAAGATTTGGAAAAATTAACGGACTTGTCTGAAAGAGGCACGGATGTTCGTCATTCACTGAGTATATGTCAGAGCTGCCTATTACAAACTTCTCCTTATGCATTATGTTTTTATAGACAACGTCTGAACAAAATCTCTCAGAATACCTCTGAACCTGGTAATACGGGCAATAATCAAGTTACTGTTATGTTTGTTTCACGGGATCCCAATATTGATTTGCAGGAGATTAAATTTAGCGGTTCTCCGACAAAAGCTGTTACAAGATGGGTTCCTCCACGCAGGCATGGGCTTGGATTCTTCTTTGATGATTTTTTGGTCAACAACAATGCGTGGTCTCGGTTTATTGGATATTTACAAAACACTAAATCTGCGCCAATTCCTCGTTTTTACTGGACACACATGGTTAAATGTCACGCATATAACGATAAGTCTAAGGTAGACTCTGCAATTGATTTTTGCATAAAATACCTGTGTGAAGAAATCAAACAAATAAAACCTATATTGATAATAACTGCTGGGCTGGATGTTGCGGCTAATGTTTACAAATGTATGAACGTACAAATGCCACCTAAAATCACATTTAATAAATGCTCCTCACTTAACGAAACAGCCATTAAAAACGGCAAGGGAATTGTGGTAATCCCGCATCCATCACAGGCTCCGTATCAAATGTGGAAACAAGGCAGATTTCAGACGGGTATTACATTCAACAGCCTAGAAAATCTAATTAATAGTTTAGTTTGA
- a CDS encoding MoxR family ATPase, giving the protein MNAKELKEVIKRHFYHKIPLLILGHPGIGKSQITRETAEELHVEFKDLRLSLLDPTDLRGFPYIDKEKNITRWAIPEFLPNQDNGGILMLDEINLAPPAVQNAAYQLILDRQLGEYTLPPSWMIVAAGNLSLKEGYISQIRSALISRFSVVELNTPSAMEWINEYAIPRKIDPRIIAYLYARPNAIYVESDNKNQNFPNPRNWEKLSILIKDIPSYDPVFEHLATGRLGSSFGIEFMTFCNCDIDWKIWLDESAKPTLPHEIDKKCFLISILGASPDKASGLSRLIVALQKNGDMELATLGFNILQSLLPMEKIMELKYWPAMRNTFGKIIIF; this is encoded by the coding sequence GTGAATGCCAAAGAATTAAAAGAGGTAATAAAAAGGCATTTTTATCATAAAATACCCCTGCTGATTCTTGGGCATCCTGGTATTGGAAAATCCCAGATTACCCGTGAAACTGCCGAGGAGTTGCATGTGGAGTTCAAGGACCTGCGGCTATCACTCCTTGACCCTACTGATTTGCGCGGTTTTCCTTACATTGATAAAGAAAAGAATATCACCCGCTGGGCAATACCTGAATTTTTGCCTAATCAAGATAACGGTGGTATATTAATGCTGGACGAAATAAATCTTGCACCACCCGCAGTCCAGAATGCAGCATACCAGCTTATTCTTGATAGACAACTTGGTGAATACACACTTCCACCTTCCTGGATGATAGTTGCGGCAGGGAACCTTTCCTTAAAAGAAGGTTACATTTCCCAGATACGTTCTGCCCTAATCTCCCGTTTTTCAGTGGTTGAACTCAATACACCATCGGCAATGGAATGGATAAATGAATATGCAATTCCGCGTAAAATTGACCCACGAATTATTGCCTATCTCTATGCCCGACCCAATGCAATCTATGTAGAATCAGACAATAAAAATCAAAATTTTCCTAACCCAAGAAACTGGGAGAAACTTTCAATACTAATTAAAGATATTCCCAGTTATGATCCAGTATTTGAACATCTGGCGACAGGTCGTTTGGGTAGTTCATTCGGTATTGAATTTATGACCTTCTGTAACTGTGACATTGATTGGAAGATTTGGCTTGATGAGTCGGCAAAACCAACACTACCGCATGAAATTGATAAAAAGTGTTTTCTAATTTCAATCCTTGGAGCTTCTCCGGATAAGGCATCAGGATTGAGCAGATTGATTGTCGCCCTGCAAAAAAACGGAGACATGGAATTGGCGACCCTCGGATTCAACATTTTGCAATCTTTGCTCCCGATGGAAAAAATTATGGAGCTTAAATATTGGCCGGCAATGAGAAACACTTTTGGAAAAATCATTATTTTCTAA
- a CDS encoding VWA-like domain-containing protein translates to MEEKNLNEKEMYAYLIKTRSILIKEYPYFGYWALQGNIIIKDKLPFNCPAITDGKHYYFSKSQYKDYRDYYLVIFIHEVLHNQLDHIRRGRNKIWSIWMLAIDYAINSIIKDKLSLRLPPSTLYNEKFAGQSAEKIYDEIIRMLPPDLVDKLVLEKAIIDLLKKLGESRNEESPPNVGKESVIDDHKGSSPGHSDTIDFIWSQLADEIQKIYEHLKIPNSSKICGRLPDPRSLNPTEIKKMEQMVKTMIIRAAIFAKSISRGNKPGEMERYVDGLLKPKLDLREVLDMFAYRIGKGMDDYSFYKKNKREAELILPGTVGINRHIVIAIDTSGSINDDQLKRFLSEASTLSGTKTKITMVCVDTSVYGPIEIAEYEDIYDKVVEHKVLRGGGGTDFRGFFDFLNTLSQPIDGVIFFTDGCACYPDKSKEPDYPVLWIITERGENNTPPFGEILYLDSPE, encoded by the coding sequence ATGGAAGAGAAAAACTTAAATGAGAAGGAAATGTATGCTTACCTGATAAAAACAAGGTCAATACTAATTAAAGAATATCCATATTTTGGATACTGGGCACTCCAGGGCAATATAATCATCAAAGATAAATTACCATTCAACTGCCCAGCAATTACCGACGGTAAACATTACTATTTTTCAAAGAGCCAATATAAAGATTATCGAGACTATTATCTGGTTATTTTCATCCACGAAGTCCTGCATAATCAACTCGACCATATCCGAAGGGGTAGAAATAAAATCTGGAGTATATGGATGTTGGCAATAGATTATGCTATTAACTCGATTATTAAAGATAAATTATCATTGAGGTTACCACCCTCAACTTTGTATAATGAAAAATTTGCCGGGCAGTCTGCGGAGAAGATATATGACGAAATAATCCGAATGTTGCCTCCAGATTTAGTTGACAAACTTGTGTTGGAAAAAGCAATTATTGATTTATTAAAAAAGCTCGGTGAATCTCGTAATGAAGAGTCTCCCCCTAATGTTGGCAAAGAATCCGTCATTGATGACCACAAAGGATCCTCCCCTGGTCACAGCGATACTATCGATTTTATCTGGAGTCAACTGGCTGATGAAATTCAGAAAATCTATGAGCATTTGAAAATTCCAAACTCTTCAAAGATCTGTGGCCGTTTACCCGATCCCCGGAGCTTAAATCCGACAGAGATTAAGAAAATGGAGCAAATGGTAAAAACAATGATAATCCGCGCAGCTATTTTCGCGAAGTCCATCTCACGCGGTAATAAACCCGGAGAAATGGAGCGATATGTAGACGGCTTGCTTAAACCAAAACTTGATTTAAGAGAAGTTTTGGATATGTTCGCATACCGAATAGGAAAAGGTATGGATGATTATTCATTTTACAAAAAAAATAAACGCGAAGCAGAATTGATACTGCCAGGTACTGTTGGAATAAATAGACATATTGTGATTGCGATAGATACCTCAGGATCGATAAACGATGACCAACTTAAAAGGTTCTTGAGCGAGGCATCAACCCTCAGCGGGACTAAAACAAAAATAACAATGGTTTGTGTTGACACAAGTGTCTACGGACCAATAGAAATCGCTGAATATGAGGATATCTACGACAAGGTTGTTGAACATAAGGTACTCAGGGGTGGAGGCGGAACTGATTTCCGAGGATTTTTTGACTTCCTCAACACCTTATCACAACCGATAGATGGTGTGATATTCTTTACGGATGGTTGTGCTTGTTATCCGGATAAAAGTAAGGAACCAGATTATCCAGTTTTATGGATTATAACCGAACGTGGAGAAAACAATACTCCACCCTTTGGTGAAATTTTATATCTTGATTCTCCAGAATAA
- a CDS encoding ATP-binding protein: protein MDKNIKVEFLRAGLQYYRLCTERLRKKMDLVNHLSWSAEDYEDVKLAVCEINSEIRRAEEELEGIFEIAKKSDMQIPFEETAQKFSLKKEEKYVLIILFFRQFSEKYCETTIYDILSLLDIEPEYFLEKYTIFQNLESKKLIIVEQDERYAFPLNWNVKLEPTYLQKIFEYFSVAKKKNVPKNEEKKLEANFLTIRKPLLSFDKIVLPLEKKEAIKRALKQAYLLKELTKKWGLDSTIKYGRGVSMLFYGPPGTGKTATCEAIAYELKKKIGIVQYSSILSRWVGDSEKAVDYVFEEAKIFNCVLVFDEADALFGQRMTETYSTDRMHNYMTNILMQKMERFEGVVILTTNREFALDEAFNRRIILKVKFEIPGPEERTRIWRVLIPNKVPLAKDVHFEELGLKFELTGGEIKNVVLKALVEFAEQRLPELPMRLLIKYAEEELDEKREIKNRVSKIGFNNDKVLKTSLRVAY from the coding sequence ATGGATAAAAATATAAAAGTAGAATTTTTGAGAGCAGGATTACAATACTACAGACTCTGCACCGAAAGGTTAAGAAAAAAGATGGATTTAGTAAATCATCTGTCTTGGAGTGCAGAAGATTATGAAGATGTCAAACTTGCTGTTTGCGAAATAAATTCTGAGATAAGAAGGGCAGAAGAAGAATTAGAAGGCATCTTTGAAATTGCCAAAAAATCTGATATGCAAATTCCCTTTGAGGAAACTGCCCAAAAATTCTCTCTTAAAAAAGAGGAGAAATATGTGCTGATAATTTTATTTTTCCGGCAGTTTAGTGAAAAATATTGTGAAACTACCATTTATGATATTCTCAGTTTACTTGACATTGAACCAGAATATTTTCTGGAAAAATATACAATTTTTCAAAACCTTGAAAGTAAAAAGCTTATAATTGTTGAACAGGATGAGAGGTATGCATTTCCCTTAAACTGGAATGTGAAATTAGAACCAACATATTTACAAAAAATTTTTGAATACTTCAGTGTGGCAAAAAAGAAAAATGTTCCAAAAAATGAAGAAAAAAAATTAGAAGCAAACTTTCTAACAATTCGTAAACCACTACTATCTTTTGACAAAATCGTCCTTCCTCTGGAAAAAAAGGAGGCAATAAAAAGGGCATTGAAACAGGCATATTTATTAAAAGAGTTAACCAAGAAGTGGGGCTTGGATTCAACAATAAAATACGGCAGAGGTGTGTCCATGCTTTTTTACGGACCACCAGGAACAGGAAAGACGGCAACCTGTGAGGCAATTGCTTATGAACTAAAGAAAAAGATTGGCATCGTGCAATACTCCAGTATTCTTTCCCGCTGGGTGGGTGATTCAGAAAAAGCGGTTGACTATGTATTTGAAGAAGCCAAGATATTTAATTGTGTCCTTGTATTTGATGAGGCCGATGCCTTATTTGGCCAAAGAATGACGGAGACATATTCCACTGACCGGATGCATAACTATATGACCAATATTCTGATGCAAAAAATGGAACGATTTGAAGGGGTTGTAATATTGACCACAAATCGTGAGTTCGCCCTTGATGAGGCATTCAATAGAAGAATCATCTTGAAAGTGAAATTTGAAATTCCTGGTCCTGAGGAGAGGACCAGGATATGGAGAGTATTGATACCGAATAAAGTTCCCCTTGCAAAAGATGTGCATTTTGAAGAACTGGGTTTAAAGTTTGAGTTAACTGGTGGCGAGATAAAGAATGTAGTCCTTAAAGCACTGGTAGAGTTTGCCGAGCAGAGATTACCAGAATTACCTATGAGGCTATTAATTAAGTACGCAGAAGAAGAACTGGACGAAAAACGAGAGATAAAAAACAGGGTATCTAAAATCGGATTCAATAATGATAAAGTTTTGAAGACATCACTGCGCGTGGCTTATTGA